The Thermomicrobiales bacterium genome includes a region encoding these proteins:
- a CDS encoding glycine--tRNA ligase has protein sequence MNEPTRPKVTLEELASLAKRRGFVFSGSEIYGGLANTFDFGPLGVELRNNIKRSWWQRFIRERADMVGIDGGILLNPRVWEASGHIDEFNDPLTDCRICRSRYRADTLIEDAGGESAEGKSFEELTQLIAQLGITCPNCGNRDWTPVRAFNMMFRTYIGPVDETATTTYLRPETAQNIFVQYKNVQQSSRLKVPFGIAQIGKAFRNEITPGNFIFRLLEFEQMEIEYFIQPDDWEAQFNAWADAQGEWFTSLGIDPSRLRRREHHADELSHYSKRTVDYEYLFPIGWKELSGLAYRTDFDLQRHQEHSGEDLTYFDQARNERYLPHVIEPTFGVDRTMLMVLCDAYDVEETPDAKGEAASRVVLRLHPNLAPYTVAVLPLSKKPELAVVAEPLYHELRRRFSVEYDETQSIGRRYRRQDEIGTPFCVTVDFDSIEDHSVTIRERDSMSQVRIPIADVVEYIAEQLRATE, from the coding sequence GTGAATGAGCCGACCAGGCCGAAGGTGACGTTGGAAGAGCTTGCGTCTCTGGCAAAGCGCCGTGGCTTTGTGTTTTCAGGCAGCGAAATCTACGGCGGGCTGGCCAACACGTTCGACTTTGGCCCGCTCGGCGTTGAGCTGCGGAACAACATCAAGCGCTCGTGGTGGCAGCGCTTCATTCGCGAGCGCGCCGATATGGTCGGTATCGACGGTGGCATTTTGCTGAATCCGCGTGTCTGGGAAGCCAGCGGCCACATCGATGAGTTCAACGATCCGCTGACGGACTGCCGCATCTGCCGCAGTCGCTATCGCGCTGACACGTTGATTGAGGACGCCGGGGGCGAATCCGCCGAAGGCAAGTCGTTCGAGGAACTGACGCAGCTCATCGCACAACTTGGCATCACCTGCCCGAATTGCGGCAATCGCGACTGGACGCCGGTCCGCGCGTTCAACATGATGTTTCGGACATACATCGGTCCGGTGGACGAGACGGCAACAACCACCTACCTGCGCCCTGAAACGGCGCAGAACATCTTCGTTCAGTACAAGAACGTGCAGCAATCCAGCCGCCTGAAGGTTCCGTTCGGCATCGCCCAGATCGGCAAGGCATTCCGCAACGAGATCACGCCGGGCAACTTTATCTTCCGGTTGCTTGAGTTTGAGCAAATGGAGATCGAGTATTTCATCCAGCCCGACGATTGGGAAGCCCAGTTCAACGCCTGGGCGGATGCGCAGGGCGAGTGGTTTACGTCGCTCGGTATCGATCCGTCACGCTTGCGACGCCGCGAACATCATGCCGACGAGCTATCGCACTACTCGAAGCGCACGGTTGACTACGAGTACCTCTTCCCCATCGGCTGGAAGGAGTTGTCTGGTCTCGCGTATCGGACCGACTTCGACCTGCAACGACATCAGGAACACTCCGGCGAAGACCTCACCTATTTCGATCAGGCGCGTAATGAGCGCTATCTGCCGCATGTGATCGAGCCAACGTTTGGCGTCGATCGCACGATGCTGATGGTGCTGTGCGATGCCTACGACGTCGAAGAGACGCCAGACGCAAAGGGCGAGGCGGCTTCTCGCGTCGTGCTGCGGCTACATCCGAACCTCGCACCGTACACCGTCGCCGTGCTGCCGCTATCGAAGAAGCCGGAGCTGGCGGTGGTTGCGGAACCGCTTTACCACGAATTGCGACGGCGCTTCTCGGTGGAATACGACGAGACGCAGAGTATCGGCAGACGCTATCGTCGCCAGGACGAGATCGGTACACCGTTCTGCGTTACGGTCGACTTCGATTCGATCGAGGATCACTCGGTCACGATTCGTGAGCGGGACAGCATGTCACAGGTCCGCATACCGATTGCAGACGTGGTCGAGTATATTGCTGAGCAGCTTCGCGCTACGGAGTAG
- a CDS encoding ParB/RepB/Spo0J family partition protein produces MTTRRGGLGRGLESLIPGIGQDEASGGAITVDVGTLEPNPVQPRVRWDSEQLESLAASIREHGIIQPIVVTRAAGGSTPYQIVAGERRWRAAQMAGLRSVPVIVREATPAQLLELALVENVQRADLNPIEEALAYRQLTTEFGLTQSAVAERVGKSRPAIANSIRLLSAPESIQEAVANEQISAGHAKALLAVDDPMTLEHLLRQVISGDLSVRETERLVQRTADAPRRTRPTASHAADPAVRAVESSLRRALGTRVELARRGETGRIVISFNSDEELNAILERIVGVEEEL; encoded by the coding sequence GTGACGACGCGACGCGGCGGACTCGGTCGCGGTCTGGAATCACTCATTCCGGGCATTGGTCAGGACGAAGCCAGCGGTGGCGCGATTACGGTTGATGTCGGGACGCTCGAGCCGAACCCGGTCCAGCCACGTGTGCGCTGGGATTCCGAGCAGCTGGAGTCGCTCGCCGCGTCCATTCGCGAGCACGGCATCATTCAGCCGATTGTCGTCACACGCGCGGCCGGAGGCAGCACGCCCTATCAGATCGTTGCCGGTGAACGACGCTGGCGTGCCGCGCAGATGGCCGGGCTGCGGTCAGTGCCTGTCATCGTCCGCGAAGCAACTCCCGCGCAACTCCTTGAGTTGGCGCTCGTTGAGAACGTCCAGCGTGCCGACCTGAATCCGATCGAAGAAGCGCTCGCCTACCGGCAGCTCACGACCGAGTTCGGCTTGACCCAATCAGCTGTTGCCGAGCGCGTCGGCAAGAGTCGGCCAGCGATTGCGAACTCGATCCGTCTGCTCTCCGCCCCCGAGTCGATTCAGGAGGCGGTCGCCAACGAACAGATCTCCGCCGGACATGCCAAGGCGCTCCTGGCTGTTGACGACCCGATGACCCTTGAGCATTTGCTTCGACAGGTGATCAGTGGGGATCTCAGCGTTCGCGAGACTGAGCGTCTTGTGCAACGCACTGCTGATGCACCACGCCGAACCCGCCCAACCGCGTCTCACGCAGCAGATCCTGCCGTTCGGGCAGTCGAGTCCAGCCTTCGACGCGCGCTCGGCACACGGGTCGAACTGGCACGGCGCGGCGAGACCGGGCGCATCGTCATCAGTTTCAACTCCGATGAAGAGCTGAACGCCATTCTCGAACGCATCGTCGGCGTCGAAGAAGAACTCTAG
- a CDS encoding CPBP family intramembrane metalloprotease, with product MSSEVTEALSAVASAVLLVGVGAFFSLWVHRSAGNRALTMGLYIVFGAFGFFLFLFGLGSIFRDWREGNSPETSSIIALLVGVIAALTLVPSLRAVTAKVIPFDPTSWPATIGLYVLSALGIVSLFSLFGNDDTTSISYLALAVTAITEVALAFVIVGIGFFRTRKEAIERLGLAIPSRRHVVIALGLVVVTFIVSALSSYLVQVLQPDLHEQITENMESMTSQVQSVWGALALGLAAGIGEETLFRGAIQPKFGIIFTALIFALLHQQYGPSLITVGAFASGIIFGLERKYMGTVPAIITHAVYNTIAVLLLL from the coding sequence TTGAGCAGTGAAGTAACCGAGGCGCTATCGGCGGTCGCATCCGCGGTGCTGCTGGTTGGTGTCGGAGCATTCTTCAGCCTCTGGGTTCACCGCTCGGCCGGCAATCGGGCGCTGACGATGGGGTTGTATATCGTCTTCGGTGCATTCGGCTTTTTCCTGTTTCTCTTTGGGCTCGGTTCAATATTCCGCGATTGGCGCGAAGGTAACTCACCCGAGACCAGCTCAATCATCGCACTGCTGGTTGGCGTCATTGCCGCGCTCACGCTCGTTCCTTCACTGCGCGCGGTGACGGCGAAAGTCATCCCGTTCGACCCAACCTCCTGGCCGGCGACGATTGGACTCTATGTCCTCAGTGCGTTGGGTATCGTCTCACTGTTTTCGTTGTTCGGGAATGACGACACAACCTCCATTAGCTATCTCGCTCTTGCCGTCACAGCGATCACCGAAGTTGCACTCGCCTTCGTCATCGTTGGCATCGGGTTCTTTCGGACCCGCAAGGAAGCCATTGAGCGGCTAGGCTTGGCGATCCCATCGCGTCGTCACGTAGTGATCGCGCTCGGTCTGGTCGTCGTCACATTCATTGTCTCGGCGTTGTCGTCATACCTGGTGCAGGTGCTTCAGCCAGACTTACACGAGCAGATCACTGAGAACATGGAATCGATGACCTCGCAGGTTCAGTCAGTCTGGGGCGCGCTCGCGCTGGGCCTGGCGGCCGGCATTGGCGAGGAAACGCTGTTTCGCGGTGCGATTCAACCGAAGTTCGGGATCATCTTTACTGCCCTGATCTTTGCGCTGCTGCATCAGCAATACGGTCCGAGCCTCATAACAGTCGGCGCATTTGCATCCGGCATCATCTTCGGCCTGGAACGCAAGTACATGGGGACGGTGCCTGCTATCATCACGCACGCTGTCTACAACACGATTGCGGTGTTGTTGCTGTTGTAG
- a CDS encoding Ig-like domain-containing protein: MSDCTMYREMISSLIDGTLEREDASRLRSHLAQCETCRATLEEYRRIGIAVRTLPPIMPPVELTDRILAQTVDAGPRRLYLVTNRVGYSLAAVAAVVVVFIVAAYLLIGGYQRGITPEVTASRPTTNETWPINSPIEITFNKAMDHASVSAALGIQPSGEDQRLSQAWDGNTLQLGLDQPLKPGSTYIIKITDAAQDRWGNHLASTYTLTFNTTSNIEAYRTPTPSISPTPSPIPSITPTEPLPTATGLAVVPEQPTDTPPQSTPAGVATAPPAAPTATASDGNVVHAPTATATPIATATSRPDDPTPTATPTSTPVPPTATATPSPTPVPPTATATTVPPTATATTPATIPVTGAIGDVYWANDSVQQRLGAALSASYTTDGLQQDFQQGTMLYRADRGAAYVLINNQLIWSTYSAAASSASAATGGPEDGLWVPGGLLGSVWNANESVQSDLGYALSPDAASFTATVQMFEHGLALVSPTSVYIFYDDGGWEFWPAGTS, encoded by the coding sequence GTGAGCGATTGCACCATGTACCGCGAAATGATCTCAAGCCTGATCGACGGCACGCTCGAACGCGAAGATGCCTCGCGGCTCCGCTCGCACCTCGCCCAATGCGAGACCTGCCGGGCGACGCTGGAGGAGTATCGCCGGATCGGCATTGCTGTGCGGACGCTCCCGCCGATCATGCCGCCAGTCGAGCTGACTGACAGAATCCTCGCGCAGACCGTTGATGCGGGACCCCGTCGGCTCTATCTGGTCACAAACCGGGTTGGCTATTCGCTGGCGGCCGTTGCCGCAGTTGTTGTCGTGTTTATCGTAGCTGCTTATCTGCTGATTGGCGGATACCAGCGGGGGATCACACCGGAAGTCACAGCCTCACGACCGACGACCAACGAAACATGGCCGATCAATAGCCCGATCGAGATCACATTTAACAAGGCGATGGATCACGCGTCTGTCAGCGCCGCGCTAGGCATTCAGCCGAGCGGCGAAGATCAGCGCCTCTCGCAAGCGTGGGACGGCAACACGCTCCAGCTTGGTCTCGACCAACCACTGAAGCCGGGCTCTACCTACATCATCAAGATCACTGACGCAGCGCAGGATCGCTGGGGCAATCATCTGGCGTCGACCTACACGCTGACCTTTAACACGACATCCAACATTGAGGCGTACCGCACACCGACGCCGTCCATTTCGCCAACGCCATCACCGATTCCATCCATCACGCCAACAGAGCCGCTGCCGACGGCAACCGGTCTCGCCGTCGTTCCCGAGCAGCCCACGGACACCCCGCCGCAGTCCACTCCGGCAGGTGTTGCAACGGCACCGCCAGCTGCACCGACAGCAACGGCGAGCGATGGCAACGTGGTCCACGCCCCGACGGCAACGGCCACGCCCATAGCAACAGCGACCAGTCGGCCAGACGATCCGACACCAACAGCCACACCAACCTCCACGCCGGTGCCGCCAACGGCCACGGCCACGCCATCACCAACTCCGGTACCACCGACGGCGACGGCTACAACCGTGCCGCCGACCGCGACAGCGACGACGCCTGCGACGATTCCGGTCACTGGCGCAATTGGCGATGTCTACTGGGCAAACGATTCTGTCCAGCAACGGCTTGGTGCAGCGCTCAGCGCTTCCTACACGACAGACGGTCTGCAGCAGGACTTCCAGCAGGGCACCATGCTGTACCGGGCAGATCGAGGCGCTGCCTACGTCCTGATAAACAACCAGCTGATCTGGAGCACATACTCGGCCGCAGCGAGTTCTGCAAGCGCGGCGACGGGCGGCCCGGAGGACGGACTGTGGGTGCCCGGTGGCCTGCTTGGCTCGGTCTGGAACGCCAATGAATCCGTCCAGTCCGACCTCGGCTACGCATTGTCGCCAGACGCAGCGTCATTCACCGCAACGGTGCAGATGTTCGAGCACGGCCTCGCGCTCGTCAGTCCGACATCCGTTTACATCTTCTACGATGACGGCGGCTGGGAATTCTGGCCGGCTGGAACGAGCTAA
- a CDS encoding sigma-70 family RNA polymerase sigma factor gives MASEEDVWVSRARAGDQTAFEAIVQRYERQIYSFVYRMMGNADDASDLTQECFVRAYRNLEKTNSDLNISAWLHRIASNACLDVLRRRQRIRWLPWDNTKHEPMLGSADSDSPEYVAVSSEVSAIVQSTLSRMSPRNRAALIMREYEGLSCDEIGDVLGISRSAAKSILFRSREEFRKLYPDVEQEVRS, from the coding sequence ATGGCATCCGAAGAGGATGTGTGGGTCAGCCGAGCGAGAGCGGGTGATCAGACTGCCTTTGAGGCAATCGTTCAACGCTATGAACGGCAGATCTACTCGTTCGTCTATCGGATGATGGGCAACGCTGACGATGCCTCTGATCTGACGCAGGAATGCTTTGTTCGTGCCTATCGGAACCTCGAAAAGACGAACAGCGACCTGAATATTTCTGCATGGCTCCATCGCATAGCATCAAACGCCTGCCTCGATGTTCTTCGCCGCCGTCAGCGTATTCGCTGGCTGCCGTGGGACAACACCAAGCACGAACCGATGCTCGGCAGTGCGGATAGCGACAGCCCGGAGTACGTGGCTGTCTCGTCGGAAGTCTCCGCAATCGTGCAGTCTACGCTCTCCAGGATGTCACCACGCAATCGCGCGGCGCTCATCATGCGCGAGTACGAAGGACTCTCCTGCGACGAAATCGGCGATGTCCTCGGCATCAGCCGCTCGGCTGCCAAGTCCATTCTGTTCCGCAGCCGCGAAGAATTCCGCAAGCTCTATCCCGATGTCGAGCAGGAGGTGCGATCGTGA
- a CDS encoding bifunctional homocysteine S-methyltransferase/methylenetetrahydrofolate reductase, with protein MAHPFTERINAGPILCDGAMGTMIHAGGIPLSSCFDELNLSDPGTIARIHRDYIAAGADLIETNTFGANTFRLGEHRLEDRVRDINYRGARLAIEAREVSGVPVLIAGSVGPTGTWHVPFSMHEPARIRAAFREQIGGLLEGGVDLLLIETIGSLAEMTEAVGAAREVSDLPIIASMTFTDDGLTIGGSSAAEALEHLRQLGVDVVGVNCSVGPRRVLDVLNELRALDPDVRLSGMPNAGWPMQVGDRVIYPSSSSYFSAFANEALDLDLRVIGGCCGTTPEHIRAMRAAIDERLAGVGQPTNRRPVPSRTIELQPPEEPTQLARKIGKQFLVSVELDPPRGLNPHKMLDGARILKDAGVDAVNVADSPMARIRMSALALCFLIQTEVGVETILHFTTRDRNLMGLQSDLLGAHALGVRNILALTGDPPSLGDYPNATAVYDLDSVGLAKVLQSMNAGTDAAGASIGKQASFTVIVAADPTRDDLAHETDRVHRKLEAGADLIMTQPIYELETWRAFVRTYEERHGPLRVPVMLGILPLQSHRHTEFLYNEVPGIRPTESIRERMRLAGSNGRREGVRISQELLEEARDEVHGVYIMPSFHRYEVAAEVLEVVRDRRLTAALPSGD; from the coding sequence ATGGCGCATCCGTTCACTGAGCGAATCAATGCAGGGCCGATCCTGTGTGATGGTGCGATGGGGACGATGATCCACGCCGGAGGGATCCCGCTGAGCTCCTGCTTCGACGAGCTCAATCTTTCCGACCCTGGTACCATCGCCAGAATTCATCGTGACTACATCGCCGCCGGTGCGGATCTCATCGAGACAAATACGTTCGGCGCGAACACGTTCCGCCTGGGCGAGCATCGTCTGGAAGATCGCGTTCGTGACATCAACTATCGTGGCGCTCGGCTGGCGATCGAGGCTCGTGAAGTCTCGGGTGTGCCAGTGCTGATCGCTGGCTCGGTTGGGCCGACCGGTACCTGGCATGTGCCGTTCTCCATGCATGAACCGGCGCGAATCCGGGCTGCGTTCCGCGAGCAGATCGGCGGGTTGCTCGAAGGCGGAGTCGATCTGCTCCTGATTGAGACAATCGGCTCATTGGCTGAAATGACGGAGGCGGTCGGCGCGGCGCGGGAGGTCTCTGATCTGCCGATCATCGCGTCCATGACATTCACCGACGATGGGCTGACGATTGGCGGTAGCTCGGCGGCAGAAGCACTGGAGCATCTGCGGCAATTGGGCGTCGATGTTGTGGGCGTGAACTGCAGTGTTGGTCCGCGGCGCGTCTTGGACGTGCTCAATGAGTTGCGGGCGCTCGATCCAGATGTTCGCCTGTCAGGTATGCCGAACGCTGGCTGGCCGATGCAGGTTGGCGACCGCGTCATCTATCCATCGTCATCCAGTTACTTCTCCGCGTTCGCCAACGAAGCGCTTGACCTCGATCTCCGTGTCATCGGCGGGTGCTGCGGAACGACACCGGAGCACATTCGCGCGATGCGCGCTGCAATTGATGAGCGACTGGCTGGCGTGGGACAACCGACGAATCGTCGACCGGTTCCTAGTCGAACGATCGAGCTGCAGCCACCCGAAGAACCGACGCAGCTGGCGCGGAAGATCGGCAAGCAATTCCTGGTGTCAGTCGAGCTCGATCCACCGCGCGGACTGAATCCGCACAAGATGCTTGATGGCGCGCGGATACTCAAGGATGCGGGTGTCGACGCGGTTAACGTGGCCGACTCGCCGATGGCGCGCATTCGGATGAGCGCACTTGCGCTCTGCTTCCTTATTCAGACGGAGGTAGGGGTCGAGACGATCCTGCACTTCACGACGCGCGATCGTAATCTGATGGGTCTGCAGTCCGACCTGCTGGGCGCGCACGCGCTCGGCGTGCGGAACATCCTGGCGCTAACCGGTGACCCACCCAGCCTCGGCGATTATCCGAACGCGACGGCTGTCTACGATCTCGATTCGGTTGGCCTGGCGAAAGTCTTGCAGTCGATGAACGCAGGAACAGATGCTGCCGGGGCGTCGATCGGAAAGCAGGCGAGCTTCACCGTGATTGTTGCTGCCGATCCGACCCGTGATGACCTGGCACATGAGACGGATCGCGTTCATCGCAAGCTGGAGGCTGGGGCGGATCTGATTATGACGCAACCGATCTATGAGCTGGAGACGTGGCGAGCCTTTGTCCGCACCTATGAGGAGCGACACGGCCCGCTGCGCGTGCCGGTCATGCTCGGGATTTTGCCGCTGCAGAGCCATCGACACACCGAGTTCCTTTATAACGAGGTGCCTGGGATCCGGCCAACGGAGTCAATCCGGGAGCGCATGCGTCTCGCCGGAAGCAACGGGCGGCGTGAGGGCGTCAGGATCAGTCAGGAGCTTCTCGAAGAGGCTCGCGACGAGGTCCACGGCGTCTACATCATGCCGTCGTTCCATCGCTACGAAGTGGCAGCCGAGGTACTGGAGGTCGTTCGCGACCGCAGGCTGACGGCGGCGTTGCCCAGCGGCGATTGA